In Ostrea edulis chromosome 6, xbOstEdul1.1, whole genome shotgun sequence, a single window of DNA contains:
- the LOC125646466 gene encoding uncharacterized protein LOC125646466 codes for MNYTHFLPLLELTLSETVAQKTRLRENVKHVNSDIMARAKALHDAVDRACGSLFKWTGNMTRKELKRLDAHEKDLLNIINRVTDEGGDELYDNQVSECTEKTKRNTAHGKDGVFPEIHRLTEFRYVSLNFSVNQPLNDAFMKELCGSIQIYQITPPSSILKNRRSTVPNIRLSLVAEFLCQGQGPSSNVHAVAPISDTEAWVCCGWGSKEIGLYHTSGEKKVTVKLDINVNHIVLTKSGDLLVSSYNGQTIKRVDQTLKVSTFADLTFFSRGMTLTDDDCVYVCGAERKGSSGPTSEDNRRNVIAKYSLDGSLVSDLTISPHDAHRITLTVDNKICFSDYEKSNKRQIVLMDENGLELCKYAGPPRHEQESPFYPLDLTCDHYGHIIVSDWNNDCVHLMNKNTDFLQFLVEKGEGIENPNALAIDREGRLWVGNATGVVRVYNYFSW; via the coding sequence ATGAATTACACACATTTTCTTCCTCTTTTGGAGCTAACCTTGTCAGAAACTGTAGCACAGAAGACCAGGCTTCGTGAAAATGTCAAACATGTCAACTCCGATATTATGGCTCGAGCGAAAGCTCTGCACGACGCAGTGGATCGAGCATGTGGATCGCTTTTTAAATGGACAGGAAATATGACGCGCAAGGAACTGAAACGGCTTGACGCACATGAGAAGGATCTTTTGAACATAATAAATCGGGTTACAGACGAGGGTGGTGATGAACTTTATGATAATCAAGTCAGTGAATGTACTGAGAAAACCAAACGAAACACTGCTCATGGCAAAGATGGGGTGTTCCCAGAAATTCATCGACTAACTGAATTTCGATATGTATCTCTGAATTTTTCTGTTAATCAACCCTTAAATGACGCATTTATGAAAGAGTTGTGTGGATCCATACAGATATATCAAATAACACCACCATCATCAATTCTTAAAAACCGCCGCAGCACTGTACCTAATATTAGACTGTCACTGGTAGCAGAGTTTCTGTGTCAAGGTCAAGGCCCATCTAGCAATGTCCACGCAGTTGCACCAATATCCGACACTGAGGCCTGGGTGTGTTGTGGATGGGGAAGCAAAGAGATCGGTCTCTACCACACAAGTGGGGAGAAAAAGGTTACGGTGAAACTTGATATCAACGTCAACCACATCGTCCTGACGAAGTCTGGAGATCTCCTGGTCTCCAGCTACAATGGACAAACAATCAAAAGAGTGGATCAAACACTGAAAGTCTCAACTTTCGCCGATCTTACTTTCTTTTCCCGTGGAATGACTTTGACTGATGACGACTGTGTTTACGTTTGTGGAGCAGAAAGAAAAGGAAGTTCCGGTCCAACATCGGAGGATAACCGGCGGAACGTCATCGCCAAATATTCACTGGATGGCTCTCTGGTTTCGGACTTGACAATTTCCCCACATGATGCACACAGAATAACCTTAACCGTTGACAACAAGATATGCTTTTCAGACTATGAAAAGAGCAACAAGCGTCAGATTGTACTGATGGATGAGAATGGTCTAGAGTTATGTAAGTACGCGGGACCACCACGACATGAGCAGGAGAGTCCATTTTATCCTCTTGATTTAACGTGTGATCACTACGGCCATATCATTGTGTCTGACTGGAACAACGATTGTGTGCATTTAATGAACAAGAACACTGATTTTTTGCAGTTTCTCGTCGAAAAGGGAGAAGGCATTGAAAATCCGAACGCTTTAGCAATAGACAGAGAGGGGAGGCTTTGGGTTGGTAATGCTACTGGTGTTGTAAGAGTTTACAATTATTTCAGCTGGTAG